The Aerosakkonema funiforme FACHB-1375 genome contains a region encoding:
- a CDS encoding chemotaxis protein CheB produces MPTRDIIVIGASAGGVEALIKLAGDLPLDIPAAIFVVVHFPSYTKSVLPQILSRAGALKAEHAKDGQEIERGYIYVAPPDWHLIVKRKHLHLSGGPRENNHRPAIDTLFRSAAVAYGHRVIGVVLTGTLDDGTAGLLAVKQRGGVAVVQDPDDALFGEMPRSAIDNVQVDCILPLSEIAGVLVKLAHESVEEEADRPSNSMEIESALAQMDMDILQSDGRPGTPSAFACPECGGVLWELKDGKFVRFRCRTGHAFAPKSLLARQSEALEEALWSALRALEEKSALIRKMAERANGRGQKLSAQRFEAQAKEADQSIALIREALIRNNGDNDGNREIERSEIDRL; encoded by the coding sequence ATGCCCACACGCGACATTATCGTTATCGGAGCCTCAGCGGGCGGAGTGGAAGCACTGATAAAATTAGCTGGCGATCTGCCTTTGGATATACCGGCTGCTATCTTTGTGGTTGTTCACTTTCCCTCCTACACCAAAAGCGTTCTGCCACAAATCCTCAGCCGCGCAGGTGCTTTGAAAGCAGAACACGCTAAAGACGGGCAAGAGATCGAACGCGGGTATATCTATGTAGCACCTCCGGATTGGCACTTAATTGTAAAACGCAAACATCTTCACCTGTCTGGCGGCCCCAGAGAAAACAATCACCGACCTGCGATCGATACGCTATTTCGATCGGCAGCAGTAGCATACGGGCATCGGGTCATAGGTGTGGTCCTAACGGGCACACTGGACGATGGTACAGCAGGTTTGTTAGCGGTGAAGCAACGAGGTGGAGTTGCAGTTGTACAAGACCCGGACGATGCGCTTTTTGGGGAAATGCCGCGCAGTGCGATCGACAACGTACAGGTTGACTGCATATTACCACTGTCGGAGATTGCAGGTGTGTTGGTAAAGTTAGCGCACGAGTCAGTCGAAGAAGAAGCCGATCGCCCTTCCAATAGTATGGAAATAGAATCTGCTTTGGCTCAGATGGATATGGATATTCTGCAAAGCGACGGTAGACCCGGAACGCCCTCGGCTTTTGCGTGTCCGGAATGTGGCGGTGTCTTGTGGGAGTTGAAGGACGGAAAGTTCGTTCGTTTCCGCTGTCGTACCGGTCACGCCTTTGCGCCGAAAAGTTTGTTAGCTCGCCAGTCTGAAGCTTTGGAAGAAGCGCTTTGGAGTGCCCTCCGCGCCCTAGAGGAAAAGTCCGCGCTCATCCGCAAGATGGCAGAACGGGCGAACGGAAGAGGCCAAAAGCTGTCAGCCCAACGTTTTGAAGCTCAAGCAAAAGAAGCAGACCAAAGCATTGCGCTCATCCGAGAAGCGCTGATCAGAAATAATGGTGACAACGATGGCAATCGGGAGATCGAGCGAAGTGAGATCGATCGACTATGA
- a CDS encoding sensor histidine kinase gives MIEEIFDRQIAASLQRLEMLWQRTDTLPKSPRNFMGEIEQISDRDEEMLLRQSLDELTFSLEELQVASEELRDRNQELATVQMALETERRRYQDLFDFAPDAYLVTNPEGVILEANQAAANLLNVRSDRIVGKPLVVFVPESARRDFRTQLFQRQNGQELRDWEVEIQPQKGQAFPAACTIVPVQNSHRQVVALRWQLRDITKLKQAEQVEQKLQMLDAILHASPIHLYVIDQTGKCIYASPEAARSWGKVQTDIVGKRWQDIGFPAHTMVSFDLQRQEVLRTGQSITGQISFPFADGIRYCEYTISLMQNLGSFVDAVVLTVKDITKHKQTEAEMNYALATQKELNRMKANFLSVIAQEFRTPLTNIIASAELVKIYGDKWSTEKKNQHLEQIRSAVQQTNQVLNDILLVFNATAGKLQFNPALLDLEKFCREQVEFFQPNAKNGCIITFSSQGNTSACLDKQLLRSILTNLLSNAIEYSPQGGQIKFDLICENREAIFCVKYEDSDVTKQERKQLFDLLYIGSDVGNIDGIGLELSIVQQCVDLHGGKITLSSEVGAQTVVTVTLPLRHLRSSDEQKPSH, from the coding sequence ATGATAGAAGAAATTTTCGATCGGCAAATTGCGGCATCTCTGCAACGACTGGAAATGCTTTGGCAGAGGACGGATACACTGCCCAAGTCGCCCAGAAACTTTATGGGAGAAATTGAACAGATTTCTGACCGAGATGAGGAAATGCTGCTGCGGCAAAGCTTAGACGAACTTACCTTTTCGTTGGAAGAGCTACAGGTTGCCAGCGAGGAACTGCGCGATCGAAATCAAGAGTTAGCCACCGTCCAAATGGCCTTGGAAACGGAACGTCGGCGTTACCAGGATCTGTTTGATTTCGCCCCGGATGCTTATCTGGTAACGAACCCAGAGGGAGTGATTTTAGAAGCAAACCAAGCAGCCGCAAATTTGCTAAATGTTAGGAGCGATCGCATAGTCGGCAAACCCCTAGTAGTTTTCGTGCCAGAATCAGCTCGTCGCGACTTTCGCACCCAACTGTTTCAACGGCAAAACGGTCAGGAACTCAGAGACTGGGAAGTCGAAATTCAGCCCCAGAAGGGACAAGCTTTCCCAGCTGCTTGCACAATAGTGCCGGTGCAGAATTCTCACAGACAGGTAGTAGCTTTGCGCTGGCAACTTCGAGACATCACCAAGCTCAAGCAGGCGGAACAAGTTGAGCAGAAATTACAAATGCTTGACGCCATCCTCCACGCTTCGCCAATTCATCTCTATGTCATCGACCAAACAGGTAAGTGCATCTACGCAAGTCCAGAAGCTGCACGTAGTTGGGGAAAGGTACAAACTGACATTGTGGGCAAGAGATGGCAAGATATAGGTTTTCCAGCACACACGATGGTAAGTTTCGATCTTCAACGGCAAGAGGTTCTCCGCACAGGACAATCCATCACTGGTCAAATAAGCTTTCCATTCGCAGACGGAATTAGGTACTGTGAGTACACCATTAGCTTGATGCAAAATCTCGGCAGTTTTGTTGACGCGGTTGTTCTAACCGTGAAAGATATCACCAAACACAAACAGACAGAAGCGGAAATGAACTATGCTTTGGCGACACAAAAAGAACTCAACCGGATGAAAGCCAATTTTTTATCTGTAATTGCCCAAGAATTTCGCACCCCACTTACAAATATCATCGCTTCCGCCGAATTGGTCAAAATTTACGGTGATAAATGGAGTACCGAGAAAAAAAATCAGCATCTGGAACAGATTCGATCGGCTGTCCAACAAACAAACCAGGTGTTGAATGATATATTACTTGTTTTTAATGCTACAGCAGGCAAACTGCAATTCAACCCGGCGCTGCTGGATCTGGAAAAGTTCTGCCGAGAACAGGTGGAATTTTTCCAGCCAAATGCAAAAAACGGCTGTATCATCACTTTTTCCAGTCAAGGTAATACGAGCGCCTGTTTAGACAAGCAACTGCTGCGGTCTATTCTCACAAATTTGCTTTCCAATGCGATCGAGTATTCTCCTCAAGGCGGCCAAATTAAATTTGATTTAATTTGTGAAAATAGGGAAGCAATTTTCTGCGTCAAATATGAAGATAGTGACGTGACAAAACAAGAGCGAAAGCAACTATTTGATTTGTTATACATAGGTAGTGATGTCGGCAATATAGATGGCATAGGATTGGAGCTATCTATTGTCCAACAGTGTGTAGACTTGCACGGCGGTAAAATTACCTTATCCAGCGAAGTGGGCGCACAAACTGTGGTGACTGTAACGCTGCCGTTGCGACATCTGCGATCCTCCGACGAACAAAAACCCAGTCATTAA
- a CDS encoding RNA-guided endonuclease InsQ/TnpB family protein, with translation MLDVLKVRIYPNTEQEIALAKSFGCSRFVWNYYLNKTNNQYQETGKGMSYCDMAKDLTQLKKLPDYEWLQEVTAATLQQTLKNLESALKNFFAKRARFPKFKSKHNKQSIRYPESCSIKKGGLKLPKLGIVKASISRSINGKIKSVTVSKTSTDKYFAAILFETDDLITNKQGKISGIDLGLNSLVTVFDGESCYKVEPIKPSRRYAKRLQGRQQALSRKTKGSNNRKKQLIRVARVHEKIANTRQDFLHKLSRKLVDENQVIVAENLCVKGLARTKLAKSIHDAGLGMLLNFLGYKLDREGGKLIEIDRFFPSTKLCNCCKVKNNSLNLSIREWVCPSCQTQHDRDENAAKNIREEGLRILSTNTVGHTEIQACGEEVRLVNTRVKKHSSVKQESPVIAPA, from the coding sequence ATGTTAGACGTACTCAAGGTAAGAATTTATCCCAACACAGAACAGGAAATAGCCCTAGCTAAAAGCTTTGGCTGCTCTCGTTTTGTGTGGAATTATTACCTAAATAAAACTAACAATCAGTATCAAGAGACAGGGAAAGGCATGAGCTATTGCGATATGGCGAAAGACCTTACCCAACTGAAAAAACTCCCTGATTACGAATGGCTACAAGAGGTAACGGCTGCTACATTACAACAAACACTTAAGAACTTAGAATCTGCTTTGAAAAACTTTTTTGCTAAAAGAGCTAGATTTCCTAAGTTTAAAAGTAAGCACAATAAGCAATCAATCCGTTATCCTGAAAGTTGTTCAATCAAAAAAGGTGGGTTAAAACTGCCCAAACTTGGTATTGTTAAAGCTTCAATCTCAAGAAGTATTAACGGCAAGATTAAGTCGGTAACAGTTTCTAAAACAAGTACAGATAAGTATTTTGCTGCAATCTTGTTTGAGACTGATGATTTAATAACCAATAAGCAAGGAAAGATTTCCGGCATTGATTTGGGTTTGAACAGTTTAGTAACTGTGTTTGATGGAGAAAGCTGTTATAAAGTTGAGCCAATCAAACCTAGCAGAAGATATGCTAAACGATTGCAAGGTCGCCAACAAGCTTTATCCAGAAAAACGAAAGGCTCCAACAATCGCAAAAAACAGCTTATAAGAGTTGCCAGAGTCCATGAAAAAATAGCCAATACTAGACAAGATTTTCTCCACAAACTCTCAAGAAAGTTAGTTGACGAGAACCAAGTCATTGTAGCAGAAAACCTTTGCGTGAAAGGATTGGCGCGTACCAAACTAGCAAAATCAATACACGATGCTGGTTTGGGAATGCTGCTTAATTTCTTAGGCTACAAGCTGGATAGAGAAGGAGGAAAACTTATAGAGATTGACAGATTCTTTCCTAGTACAAAGCTTTGTAATTGCTGCAAAGTCAAGAACAATTCTTTAAATCTAAGCATTCGTGAATGGGTTTGTCCAAGTTGCCAGACTCAACATGATAGAGATGAAAATGCCGCAAAAAATATCAGGGAAGAAGGCTTAAGAATACTGTCAACAAATACCGTAGGACATACGGAAATTCAAGCTTGTGGAGAGGAAGTAAGACTCGTTAACACTCGTGTTAAAAAGCATTCCTCTGTGAAACAAGAATCTCCCGTTATAGCGCCAGCTTAA